The following proteins come from a genomic window of Miscanthus floridulus cultivar M001 chromosome 2, ASM1932011v1, whole genome shotgun sequence:
- the LOC136539450 gene encoding uncharacterized protein isoform X2 — protein MAGAQTQAMLEKMELRQSYRNVWHTDLTNAVAADLPWCCLSLWCGPCVSYMLRRRALYNDMSRYVCCAGYMPCSGKCGESRCPEVCLATEVFCCFGNSVASTRFLLQDEFNIQTTQCDNCIIAFMFFLQQLACICSLVACIVGNSELSEVAHVISCMSNLVYWTVCSCMQTQHKVEMDKRDGTLNTMSAPPMQQMSRW, from the exons ATGGCGGGGGCGCAGACGCAGGCGATGCTGGAGAAGATGGAGCTGCGGCAGAGCTACCGCAACGTCTGGCACACCGACCTTACCAACGCCGTCGCTGCGGACCTCCCGT GGTGCTGCCTGTCGCTGTGGTG CGGCCCCTGCGTGTCCTACATGCTGCGCAGACGCGCGCTCTACAATGACATGTCAAG GTACGTGTGCTGCGCTGGGTACATGCCGTGCAGCGGCAAGTGCGGTGAGAGCCGGTGTCCGGAAGTATGCCTTGCAACCGAG GTGTTCTGCTGCTTCGGCAACTCGGTTGCTTCCACCCGGTTCCTGCTGCAGGACGAGTTCAACATCCAGACGACGCAGTGCGACAACTGCATCATC gccttcatgttcttcttgcaGCAGCTGGCCTGCATCTGCTCCCTAGTCGCCTGCATCGTCGGCAACAGCGAGCTCTCGGAGGTGGCGCACGTCATCTCCTGCATGTCCAACTTGGTCTACTGGAC GGTTTGCTCGTGCATGCAG ACGCAGCACAAGGTGGAGATGGACAAGAGGGACGGCACGTTGAACACCATGTCTGCGCCCCCGATGCAGCAGATGTCGCGTTGGTAA
- the LOC136539449 gene encoding uncharacterized protein, giving the protein MFFSKQLACICSLVACIVGNSELSEVAHVISCMSNLVYWTVCSCMQTQHKVEMDKRDGTLNTMSAPPMQQMSRW; this is encoded by the exons ATGTTCTTCTCGAAGCAGCTGGCCTGCATCTGCTCCCTAGTCGCCTGCATCGTCGGCAACAGCGAGCTCTCGGAGGTGGCGCACGTCATCTCCTGCATGTCCAACTTGGTCTACTGGAC GGTTTGCTCGTGCATGCAG ACGCAGCACAAGGTGGAGATGGACAAGAGGGACGGCACGTTGAACACCATGTCTGCGCCCCCGATGCA
- the LOC136539450 gene encoding uncharacterized protein isoform X1, whose product MAGAQTQAMLEKMELRQSYRNVWHTDLTNAVAADLPWCCLSLWCGPCVSYMLRRRALYNDMSRYVCCAGYMPCSGKCGESRCPEVCLATEVFCCFGNSVASTRFLLQDEFNIQTTQCDNCIIAFMFFLQQLACICSLVACIVGNSELSEVAHVISCMSNLVYWTVCSCMQVIAHPLLIHVSSGIQVIPFLIKTHNLAYIALQTSDAAQGGDGQEGRHVEHHVCAPDAADVALVNVRACE is encoded by the exons ATGGCGGGGGCGCAGACGCAGGCGATGCTGGAGAAGATGGAGCTGCGGCAGAGCTACCGCAACGTCTGGCACACCGACCTTACCAACGCCGTCGCTGCGGACCTCCCGT GGTGCTGCCTGTCGCTGTGGTG CGGCCCCTGCGTGTCCTACATGCTGCGCAGACGCGCGCTCTACAATGACATGTCAAG GTACGTGTGCTGCGCTGGGTACATGCCGTGCAGCGGCAAGTGCGGTGAGAGCCGGTGTCCGGAAGTATGCCTTGCAACCGAG GTGTTCTGCTGCTTCGGCAACTCGGTTGCTTCCACCCGGTTCCTGCTGCAGGACGAGTTCAACATCCAGACGACGCAGTGCGACAACTGCATCATC gccttcatgttcttcttgcaGCAGCTGGCCTGCATCTGCTCCCTAGTCGCCTGCATCGTCGGCAACAGCGAGCTCTCGGAGGTGGCGCACGTCATCTCCTGCATGTCCAACTTGGTCTACTGGAC GGTTTGCTCGTGCATGCAGGTAATTGCACATCCACTTCTCATCCATGTCAGCTCAGGTATTCAGGTAATCCCCTTCTTGATTAAGACTCACAATCTGGCATACATTGCCTTGCAAACTTCAGACGCAGCACAAGGTGGAGATGGACAAGAGGGACGGCACGTTGAACACCATGTCTGCGCCCCCGATGCAGCAGATGTCGCGTTGGTAAACGTACGTGCCTGCGAGTGA
- the LOC136536927 gene encoding predicted GPI-anchored protein 58: MCGPAHTLTHSTQLTHARTPPRPPPFAAASSPRGRRRPPPPRSPLARPAPPRPRPPCAAPSPTLLVNPAPARRRPGHAPPRRRPSPPRPAAGHRIWGAPAAPDASAPCPPSPCPGHAPLRRSPAPPRSASGHRFRAAPAARHPAAALPAVPRLPDAGPRQRPRRVRARPWRKEEEEQDLSEGTRSTSVTLIVFVGVAVLPAQRRLATTPLACLHRHPREHFPGLVWTSEDEDPEVPSFDDYALVATDAPHRNLADRVISELWVIPSWCTTHPDCWAAIVDKWLDADWQKEHQEKSD; the protein is encoded by the exons ATGTGTGGGCCGGcccacacactcactcactccaCACAACTCACTCACGCACGCACAcccccgcgcccgccgccgttcgccgccgccagctcgccccgcggccgccgccggccgccgccaccgcgctcGCCCCTCGCCCGCCCCGCTCCACCTCGGCCCCGACCGCCCTGCGCCGCCCCATCCCCAACCCTCCTCGTGAACCCCGCGCCGGCGCGCCGCCGGCCCGGCCACGCCCCGCcgcggcgccgcccctccccacCCCGGCCAGCTGCCGGCCACCGGATCTGGGGCGCCCCGGCCGCGCCCGACGCCAGCGCGCCCTGCCCGCCCTCGCCCTGCCCTGGCCACGCCCCGCTCCGGCGCAGCCCCGCCCCACCCCGGTCGGCCTCCGGCCACCGGTTTCGGGCCGCCCCGGCTGCTCGGCACCCCGCAGCGGCGCTCCCGGCCGTGCCCCGCCTGCCCGATGCTGGCCCAAGGCAGCGGCCCCGGCGAGTCCGCGCGCGGCcctggaggaaggaggaagaag agcaggacctgtcggaggggacccggagcacCTCGGTGACCCTGATCGTCTTCGTTGGCGTTGCGGTCCTGCCTGCACAACGGCGACTCGCCACTACGCCGCTAGCctgtctccaccgccaccctag ggaacacttccctggcctggtgtggACGTCAGAGGATGAGGACCCAGAGGTACCCTCGTTCGACGACTATGCCCTCGTCGCCACCGATGCTCCGCACAGAAACTTGGCGGATCGGGTGATTTCAGAGTTGTGG gtgattccaagctggtgcaccacccaccccgattgctgggCTGCTATAGTGGACAAATGGCTGGACGCGGACTGGCAGAAGGAGCACCAGGAGAAAAGCGACTAG